In a genomic window of Onychostoma macrolepis isolate SWU-2019 chromosome 08, ASM1243209v1, whole genome shotgun sequence:
- the nppb gene encoding natriuretic peptides B: MKSIDIPLVGLLLLFSVRLMGAFPLQNTALTTEDRDVLKLLLQRLEESIPASSQEQTLKVEEEEDNPEETRIEPQPKTDMRDYLSARNLRTVRQDSKRHSACFGSKLDRIGSMSTLGCNPAGRSGSKKW, translated from the exons ATGAAATCGATTGACATTCCTCTAGTCGGCCTTCTCTTACTCTTCAGCGTTCGGCTCATGGGTGCGTTCCCGCTACAAAACACAGCCTTAACCACCGAGGACAGGGATGTCTTAAAG CTTCTTCTACAGCGACTGGAGGAGTCCATTCCCGCTTCTTCTCAAGAGCAAACACTGAAAGTGGAAGAAGAGGAGGATAATCCTGAAGAAACCCGCATTGAACCTCAACCCAAGACTGACATGAGGGACTATCTGTCTGCTCGGAACTTGAGGACAGTCCGGCAGGACTCCAAGAGACATTCCGCGTGTTTCGGGAGCAAACTGGACAGAATTGGGTCCATGTCGACCCTGGGCTGTAACCCAGCCGGACGCTCAG gTTCTAAGAAGTGGTGA
- the nppal gene encoding natriuretic peptide A-like isoform X1: MIANSISIFCVSSLLLLNLVGAKPVTSLQQSLKQLLDEEVNTPFMESEESVMEQKDARSEKSALDEQMWDSDARNSAMAGKDSAIERLLGDLLSTSKRSWSRFKKGGLRSCFGVRLERIGSFSGLGC; the protein is encoded by the exons ATGATCGCCAACAGCATCTCTATTTTCTGCGTGTCTTCACTTCTACTTTTAAACTTGGTCGGTGCCAAACCAGTCACCAGTTTACAG CAGAGTCTTAAGCAGTTGTTAGATGAAGAAGTGAACACGCCGTTTATGGAGTCGGAGGAGTCGGTGATGGAGCAGAAAGATGCGAGATCCGAGAAGAGCGCGCTGGACGAACAAATGTGGGATTCAGATGCGCGCAACTCAGCGATGGCTGGAAAAGATAGCGCCATCGAGCGTCTTCTAGGCGACTTACTGTCCACTTCCAAGCGCTCCTGGAGTCGATTCAAGAAAGGCGGGCTGAGGAGCTGCTTTGGGGTCAGACTCGAAAGAATCGGGTCTTTTAGCGGACTCGGGTGTTAA
- the nppal gene encoding natriuretic peptide A-like isoform X2, whose translation MIANSISIFCVSSLLLLNLVGAKPVTSLQSLKQLLDEEVNTPFMESEESVMEQKDARSEKSALDEQMWDSDARNSAMAGKDSAIERLLGDLLSTSKRSWSRFKKGGLRSCFGVRLERIGSFSGLGC comes from the exons ATGATCGCCAACAGCATCTCTATTTTCTGCGTGTCTTCACTTCTACTTTTAAACTTGGTCGGTGCCAAACCAGTCACCAGTTTACAG AGTCTTAAGCAGTTGTTAGATGAAGAAGTGAACACGCCGTTTATGGAGTCGGAGGAGTCGGTGATGGAGCAGAAAGATGCGAGATCCGAGAAGAGCGCGCTGGACGAACAAATGTGGGATTCAGATGCGCGCAACTCAGCGATGGCTGGAAAAGATAGCGCCATCGAGCGTCTTCTAGGCGACTTACTGTCCACTTCCAAGCGCTCCTGGAGTCGATTCAAGAAAGGCGGGCTGAGGAGCTGCTTTGGGGTCAGACTCGAAAGAATCGGGTCTTTTAGCGGACTCGGGTGTTAA
- the LOC131546022 gene encoding receptor-type guanylate cyclase Gyc76C isoform X3: protein MSSLEYMKKDCFASGTLSSASLKGTLTRINSRRHKARKKISPQNKEEPEAECDACRLSLLSCGSRSRTVRRILIACVISFLALLSAVTMDFNSSLAQWQATEVSLKELTCCRTNVTLRLVMELQTLRNLSSTRENTVYNVKQESFLSSWSLVMLTVNRCCSSTDMDSLGQPCGAELLEFCEHLQSNLSEFLNATWRELMLALENTLRCFHARAGWALKLKSRDISSSISLKICLLAIACLIYPIVLLSFKQMTEWIQDYAQSLREKTEDLKRERRLAEDLLHQMLPKSVVKQLRQHKHVEAESYEKVTIFFSDIVGFTVISASCTPLQVVEMLNNLYMCFDTRIDSYDVYKVETIGDAYMVVSGLPERNGDRHADEIAKMSLDLVAAVRQVPIPHMPNKRLQLRAGIHTGPCVAGIVGYKMPRYCLFGDTVNTASRMESTSLPHKIHASSATYLALMKDNAYELQLRGEIEVKGKGKMNTYWLIGHKNYSVQNDSLVCHWNPNISRKKKTPVGSNVSIENSSITVQSIGDSITPASQPEVLPKLEGSEVTLCVSAQVENCASSFGTLGSMVGALQGEQETEERPHGQHNDKTSLLPGAVSHS, encoded by the exons ATGTCATCGCTGGAGTACATGAAAAAGGATTGTTTCGCGTCTGGGACCCTGTCTTCGGCCTCTCTGAAGGGCACTTTAACTAGAATCAACAGCCGGAGACATAAAGCCCGAAAGAAGATCTCACCCCAAAACAAAGAGGAGCCAGAAGCAGAATGTGACGCTTGCAG GCTGTCTTTACTCAGTTGTGGCAGTCGCAGCCGAACTGTTCGCAGAATCCTGATCGCTTGTGTAATCTCTTTCCTGGCTCTTCTCTCTGCTGTGACCATGGACTTCAACTCATCTTTGGCTCAATGGCAAGCCACTGAAGTTTCACTTAAAGAGCTTACATGCTGTAGGACAAATGTTACGCTCAGACTCGTTATGGAGCTCCAAACATTAAGAAACCTCAGTTCAACAAGAGAGAATACAGTTTATAATGTCAAGCAAGAAAGCTTTCTCAGCTCCTGGTCATTGGTAATGCTCACAGTTAACCGTTGTTGTTCTAGTACTGATATGGACAGTTTGGGTCAGCCCTGTGGTGCTGAGTTACTTGAGTTTTGTGAGCATCTTCAATCCAACCTTTCAGAGTTTCTCAATGCTACATGGAGAG AGCTGATGCTGGCCTTGGAGAACACGCTGAGATGCTTTCATGCCAGAGCTGGATGGGCTCTGAAACTGAAATCCAGAGACATCTCGTCCAGCATCAGTCTGAAGATCTGCCTGCTTGCCATCGCCTGTCTCATTTACCCCATAGTGCTGCTCTCCTTCAAACAAATGACAGAATGGATCCAGGACTACGCTCAGAGCCTCAGGGAGAAGACAGAAGACCTGAAGAGAGAACGACGTCTTGCAGAAGATCTCCTTCATCAGATGCTGCCCAAATCTGTGGTTAAGCAGCTACGCCAACACAAACACGTAGAGGCAGAGAGTTATGAGAAG GTGActatttttttctcagacaTTGTGGGTTTTACTGTGATATCAGCCTCCTGCACTCCACTACAGGTTGTTGAGATGCTAAATAACCTCTACATGTGCTTCGACACTCGCATTGACTCCTATGATGTCTACAAG GTGGAGACTATAGGAGACGCATACATGGTGGTCAGTGGACTGCCAGAGAGAAACGGAGACAGACATGCAGATGAGATCGCTAAAATGTCTCTGGACCTGGTGGCTGCGGTCAGACAGGTGCCAATACCTCACATGCCTAACAAACGCCTTCAGCTCCGAGCCGGCATACACACAG GTCCTTGTGTAGCTGGCATTGTTGGGTACAAGATGCCGCGGTACTGTTTGTTTGGAGACACAGTCAATACGGCCTCTCGGATGGAGTCCACCAGCCTGC CACACAAGATTCATGCAAGCTCTGCTACATACCTGGCACTCATGAAGGACAATGCATATGAACTGCAGTTACGCGGTGAGATTGAAGTAAAG GGAAAAGGAaaaatgaacacttactggTTGATTGGTCACAAAAACTACAGTGTTCAGAATGACAGTTTGGTGTGTCACTGGAACCCCAATAtctcaagaaagaaaaagaCCCCTGTAGGGAGCAACGTGTCGATAGAGAAT TCCAGCATCACTGTCCAGAGTATAGGTGACAGTATCACACCAGCCTCTCAACCTGAAGTCCTGCCCAAACTggaggggtcagaggtcacactGTGCGTTTCTGCACAGGTGGAGAACTGCGCAAGCAGCTTCGGGACGCTGGGATCGATGGTGGGGGCGCTGCAGGGGGAGCAGGAGACGGAGGAACGTCCACATGGCCAACACAACGATAAAACTTCTCTGCTTCCTGGCGCAGTGTCACACAGCTGA
- the LOC131546022 gene encoding adenylate cyclase type 2 isoform X2 yields MSSLEYMKKDCFASGTLSSASLKGTLTRINSRRHKARKKISPQNKEEPEAECDACRLSLLSCGSRSRTVRRILIACVISFLALLSAVTMDFNSSLAQWQATEVSLKELTCCRTNVTLRLVMELQTLRNLSSTRENTVYNVKQESFLSSWSLVMLTVNRCCSSTDMDSLGQPCGAELLEFCEHLQSNLSEFLNATWRGELMDANETTVFTLAIEKILNAWGIRDVDIGFLKRNIDWTDVLALKLLLTVQELNYQWITGENKVDEIWHATTLMSVIKDMSENLHNCWMENLELNQSNIKDLIFSTATTSNGSTELMLALENTLRCFHARAGWALKLKSRDISSSISLKICLLAIACLIYPIVLLSFKQMTEWIQDYAQSLREKTEDLKRERRLAEDLLHQMLPKSVVKQLRQHKHVEAESYEKVTIFFSDIVGFTVISASCTPLQVVEMLNNLYMCFDTRIDSYDVYKVETIGDAYMVVSGLPERNGDRHADEIAKMSLDLVAAVRQVPIPHMPNKRLQLRAGIHTGPCVAGIVGYKMPRYCLFGDTVNTASRMESTSLPHKIHASSATYLALMKDNAYELQLRGEIEVKGKGKMNTYWLIGHKNYSVQNDSLVCHWNPNISRKKKTPVGSNVSIENVENCASSFGTLGSMVGALQGEQETEERPHGQHNDKTSLLPGAVSHS; encoded by the exons ATGTCATCGCTGGAGTACATGAAAAAGGATTGTTTCGCGTCTGGGACCCTGTCTTCGGCCTCTCTGAAGGGCACTTTAACTAGAATCAACAGCCGGAGACATAAAGCCCGAAAGAAGATCTCACCCCAAAACAAAGAGGAGCCAGAAGCAGAATGTGACGCTTGCAG GCTGTCTTTACTCAGTTGTGGCAGTCGCAGCCGAACTGTTCGCAGAATCCTGATCGCTTGTGTAATCTCTTTCCTGGCTCTTCTCTCTGCTGTGACCATGGACTTCAACTCATCTTTGGCTCAATGGCAAGCCACTGAAGTTTCACTTAAAGAGCTTACATGCTGTAGGACAAATGTTACGCTCAGACTCGTTATGGAGCTCCAAACATTAAGAAACCTCAGTTCAACAAGAGAGAATACAGTTTATAATGTCAAGCAAGAAAGCTTTCTCAGCTCCTGGTCATTGGTAATGCTCACAGTTAACCGTTGTTGTTCTAGTACTGATATGGACAGTTTGGGTCAGCCCTGTGGTGCTGAGTTACTTGAGTTTTGTGAGCATCTTCAATCCAACCTTTCAGAGTTTCTCAATGCTACATGGAGAGGTGAGTTAATGGATGCTAATGAAACCACAGTTTTTACTCTAGCAATTGAGAAGATATTAAATGCATGGGGCATCAGAGATGTTGACATTGGTTTCCTCAAACGCAACATAGACTGGACAGATGTCCTTGCTCTGAAACTGCTTTTAACTGTCCAGGAGTTGAACTATCAGTGGATAACAGGGGAAAATAAAGTAGATGAAATATGGCATGCAACAACACTCATGTCAGTCATAAAAGACATGTCTGAAAACCTCCACAACTGTTGGATGGAAAATTTAGAGCTAAACCAGAGTAATATAAAAGATTTAATCTTCTCTACTGCCACAACTTCCAATGGATCCACAGAGCTGATGCTGGCCTTGGAGAACACGCTGAGATGCTTTCATGCCAGAGCTGGATGGGCTCTGAAACTGAAATCCAGAGACATCTCGTCCAGCATCAGTCTGAAGATCTGCCTGCTTGCCATCGCCTGTCTCATTTACCCCATAGTGCTGCTCTCCTTCAAACAAATGACAGAATGGATCCAGGACTACGCTCAGAGCCTCAGGGAGAAGACAGAAGACCTGAAGAGAGAACGACGTCTTGCAGAAGATCTCCTTCATCAGATGCTGCCCAAATCTGTGGTTAAGCAGCTACGCCAACACAAACACGTAGAGGCAGAGAGTTATGAGAAG GTGActatttttttctcagacaTTGTGGGTTTTACTGTGATATCAGCCTCCTGCACTCCACTACAGGTTGTTGAGATGCTAAATAACCTCTACATGTGCTTCGACACTCGCATTGACTCCTATGATGTCTACAAG GTGGAGACTATAGGAGACGCATACATGGTGGTCAGTGGACTGCCAGAGAGAAACGGAGACAGACATGCAGATGAGATCGCTAAAATGTCTCTGGACCTGGTGGCTGCGGTCAGACAGGTGCCAATACCTCACATGCCTAACAAACGCCTTCAGCTCCGAGCCGGCATACACACAG GTCCTTGTGTAGCTGGCATTGTTGGGTACAAGATGCCGCGGTACTGTTTGTTTGGAGACACAGTCAATACGGCCTCTCGGATGGAGTCCACCAGCCTGC CACACAAGATTCATGCAAGCTCTGCTACATACCTGGCACTCATGAAGGACAATGCATATGAACTGCAGTTACGCGGTGAGATTGAAGTAAAG GGAAAAGGAaaaatgaacacttactggTTGATTGGTCACAAAAACTACAGTGTTCAGAATGACAGTTTGGTGTGTCACTGGAACCCCAATAtctcaagaaagaaaaagaCCCCTGTAGGGAGCAACGTGTCGATAGAGAAT GTGGAGAACTGCGCAAGCAGCTTCGGGACGCTGGGATCGATGGTGGGGGCGCTGCAGGGGGAGCAGGAGACGGAGGAACGTCCACATGGCCAACACAACGATAAAACTTCTCTGCTTCCTGGCGCAGTGTCACACAGCTGA
- the LOC131546022 gene encoding uncharacterized protein LOC131546022 isoform X1, with protein sequence MSSLEYMKKDCFASGTLSSASLKGTLTRINSRRHKARKKISPQNKEEPEAECDACRLSLLSCGSRSRTVRRILIACVISFLALLSAVTMDFNSSLAQWQATEVSLKELTCCRTNVTLRLVMELQTLRNLSSTRENTVYNVKQESFLSSWSLVMLTVNRCCSSTDMDSLGQPCGAELLEFCEHLQSNLSEFLNATWRGELMDANETTVFTLAIEKILNAWGIRDVDIGFLKRNIDWTDVLALKLLLTVQELNYQWITGENKVDEIWHATTLMSVIKDMSENLHNCWMENLELNQSNIKDLIFSTATTSNGSTELMLALENTLRCFHARAGWALKLKSRDISSSISLKICLLAIACLIYPIVLLSFKQMTEWIQDYAQSLREKTEDLKRERRLAEDLLHQMLPKSVVKQLRQHKHVEAESYEKVTIFFSDIVGFTVISASCTPLQVVEMLNNLYMCFDTRIDSYDVYKVETIGDAYMVVSGLPERNGDRHADEIAKMSLDLVAAVRQVPIPHMPNKRLQLRAGIHTGPCVAGIVGYKMPRYCLFGDTVNTASRMESTSLPHKIHASSATYLALMKDNAYELQLRGEIEVKGKGKMNTYWLIGHKNYSVQNDSLVCHWNPNISRKKKTPVGSNVSIENSSITVQSIGDSITPASQPEVLPKLEGSEVTLCVSAQVENCASSFGTLGSMVGALQGEQETEERPHGQHNDKTSLLPGAVSHS encoded by the exons ATGTCATCGCTGGAGTACATGAAAAAGGATTGTTTCGCGTCTGGGACCCTGTCTTCGGCCTCTCTGAAGGGCACTTTAACTAGAATCAACAGCCGGAGACATAAAGCCCGAAAGAAGATCTCACCCCAAAACAAAGAGGAGCCAGAAGCAGAATGTGACGCTTGCAG GCTGTCTTTACTCAGTTGTGGCAGTCGCAGCCGAACTGTTCGCAGAATCCTGATCGCTTGTGTAATCTCTTTCCTGGCTCTTCTCTCTGCTGTGACCATGGACTTCAACTCATCTTTGGCTCAATGGCAAGCCACTGAAGTTTCACTTAAAGAGCTTACATGCTGTAGGACAAATGTTACGCTCAGACTCGTTATGGAGCTCCAAACATTAAGAAACCTCAGTTCAACAAGAGAGAATACAGTTTATAATGTCAAGCAAGAAAGCTTTCTCAGCTCCTGGTCATTGGTAATGCTCACAGTTAACCGTTGTTGTTCTAGTACTGATATGGACAGTTTGGGTCAGCCCTGTGGTGCTGAGTTACTTGAGTTTTGTGAGCATCTTCAATCCAACCTTTCAGAGTTTCTCAATGCTACATGGAGAGGTGAGTTAATGGATGCTAATGAAACCACAGTTTTTACTCTAGCAATTGAGAAGATATTAAATGCATGGGGCATCAGAGATGTTGACATTGGTTTCCTCAAACGCAACATAGACTGGACAGATGTCCTTGCTCTGAAACTGCTTTTAACTGTCCAGGAGTTGAACTATCAGTGGATAACAGGGGAAAATAAAGTAGATGAAATATGGCATGCAACAACACTCATGTCAGTCATAAAAGACATGTCTGAAAACCTCCACAACTGTTGGATGGAAAATTTAGAGCTAAACCAGAGTAATATAAAAGATTTAATCTTCTCTACTGCCACAACTTCCAATGGATCCACAGAGCTGATGCTGGCCTTGGAGAACACGCTGAGATGCTTTCATGCCAGAGCTGGATGGGCTCTGAAACTGAAATCCAGAGACATCTCGTCCAGCATCAGTCTGAAGATCTGCCTGCTTGCCATCGCCTGTCTCATTTACCCCATAGTGCTGCTCTCCTTCAAACAAATGACAGAATGGATCCAGGACTACGCTCAGAGCCTCAGGGAGAAGACAGAAGACCTGAAGAGAGAACGACGTCTTGCAGAAGATCTCCTTCATCAGATGCTGCCCAAATCTGTGGTTAAGCAGCTACGCCAACACAAACACGTAGAGGCAGAGAGTTATGAGAAG GTGActatttttttctcagacaTTGTGGGTTTTACTGTGATATCAGCCTCCTGCACTCCACTACAGGTTGTTGAGATGCTAAATAACCTCTACATGTGCTTCGACACTCGCATTGACTCCTATGATGTCTACAAG GTGGAGACTATAGGAGACGCATACATGGTGGTCAGTGGACTGCCAGAGAGAAACGGAGACAGACATGCAGATGAGATCGCTAAAATGTCTCTGGACCTGGTGGCTGCGGTCAGACAGGTGCCAATACCTCACATGCCTAACAAACGCCTTCAGCTCCGAGCCGGCATACACACAG GTCCTTGTGTAGCTGGCATTGTTGGGTACAAGATGCCGCGGTACTGTTTGTTTGGAGACACAGTCAATACGGCCTCTCGGATGGAGTCCACCAGCCTGC CACACAAGATTCATGCAAGCTCTGCTACATACCTGGCACTCATGAAGGACAATGCATATGAACTGCAGTTACGCGGTGAGATTGAAGTAAAG GGAAAAGGAaaaatgaacacttactggTTGATTGGTCACAAAAACTACAGTGTTCAGAATGACAGTTTGGTGTGTCACTGGAACCCCAATAtctcaagaaagaaaaagaCCCCTGTAGGGAGCAACGTGTCGATAGAGAAT TCCAGCATCACTGTCCAGAGTATAGGTGACAGTATCACACCAGCCTCTCAACCTGAAGTCCTGCCCAAACTggaggggtcagaggtcacactGTGCGTTTCTGCACAGGTGGAGAACTGCGCAAGCAGCTTCGGGACGCTGGGATCGATGGTGGGGGCGCTGCAGGGGGAGCAGGAGACGGAGGAACGTCCACATGGCCAACACAACGATAAAACTTCTCTGCTTCCTGGCGCAGTGTCACACAGCTGA